The nucleotide sequence CGACGATGCGCGGCAGCAGCCGGTCGTACACGGACGCGTCCGCGATCACCCGCTGCACGGAGATGCAGGACTGGCCGCCCTGGTAGTTGGAGAAGGTCGCGATGCGGCCTGCGGCCCGGTCGAGGTCCTCGTCGCTCGCGTAGTCGGCGAGCACGACCGCCGCGCCGTTGCCGCCCAGCTCCAGCGTGCAGTGCTTGCGCGGCACCGAGTCCATGATCGCGTAGCCGACCTTCTCGGACCCGGTGAAGGAGATCACGGGCAGCCGCTCGTCCTGGACGAGGGCGGGCATCCGGTCGTTGGCGACGGGGAGGATGCTCCAGGACCCGGCGGGGAGCGCGGTCGCGGCCTCGGCGAGCAGGTCGCCGATGATCAGACCGGAGAGGGGGGTGGCCGGGGCGGGCTTCAGAATGATCGGCACCCCGGCCGCGATCGCCGGGGCGATCTTGTGGGCGCAGAGGTTGAGCGGGAAGTTGAAGGGCGCGATACCGAGGACGACGCCCTTGGGGAAGCGTCGCGTGAGGGCGAGCCGCCCCTGTCCGCCCAGGTCGGTGTCGAGCCGCTGCGCCTCGCCGCCGTTGAACCGCCGGGCCTCCTCGGCCGCGAACCGGAACACGGAGACCGCCCGGCCGACCTCGCCCCGGGCCCACTTGATCGGCTTGCCGTTCTCGGCGGAGATCAGCTGCGCGATCTCCTCCGTCCGCTCGACAAGACTCCTGCTGACGTGGTCGAGAGCGGCGGCCCGCACATGCGCCGGCGTCGCCGCGAACGCGTCCCGCACGGCGTACGCGGCGGCCACGGCCTCCTCGACCTGCTCGTCCGTCGGCACGCTCACCCTGCCGACCAGGCGGCCGTCCCAGGGCGACGTCACATCGAACGTGGTCTCACCGGTGGCCTGACGGCCGGCGAGCCAGAAGGCGTGGGTGGCGGTCATAGTCGATCCCGGCCCTTCGGTGGGTAACACATTTCGCTTCCGGCTCCACGGTAGGGCCGGGGCGGCGAGGGGTCGCTTGTCCGGCACGTATGAGTGCGGGTGGCGGTTGTGCCGGATTGGAGGGGTGGGTCGAGCTGGTGGGCCGGCCGTAGGCCCGCAAGGGGCGCGGGGAACTGCGCGAGCGACCACGACGGACCCGCACCCGGAGGTCGAAGGGGCACCACCCCTCGAGGATGGGACGGGTAGGGGCGGCGGGGGCGAAAAAGCCCCCTACTCCCCCGCCGCAGCCGTCGCCTTGAGCGCCAGCCACAGCTCCATCCGCACATCGGCATCGTCCAGCGAGCGCCCCACGATCTCCTCCACCCGCCGCATCCGGTAGCGCAGGGTGTGCCGATGAACCCCCAGGTCGGCGGCAGCCGCATCCCACTGCCCGTGCCGAGACAACCACGCCCGCAACGAGGCGACGAGATCCCCACGCCCGGTCGCGTCGTGTTCACGGAGCGGCCGAAGCAGACTGTCGGCGAAGGCACGCACCGCGTCATCGCCGAGAAGCGGCAGCACGGACCCGGCGGCCAGCTCCTCGTGCTCGACGAGACACCGCCCACGCCGCCGGGCCACGGACAGCGCCTGCTCGGCCTGCTTGTACGCTCCGGCGGCCGCGATCGGCCCGGCGGGCGCGGACAGCCCGACGACGAGTTCCTCCTCCTCGACGCAGACGGGGACGGCCACGGAAGCGGGGACGGGTGCGGCCGCGGACCCTGGATCCCGCCCGGCCGCACGCGACGCCTCCAACGCCACCGCGAACTCCCCGCACGCGGCGACCGCCGCGCCCCCGTCCACGGCGAGCACCACGAGCCGCTCCCCGTCGGGAACGACGAGTACCGCCTCCCCGGCCCGCGCGGCGGCGGCCTCCAGCACCTCGACGAGCTGCCCGAGCAGATCAGCACCCGAGCCGACGGCGAGCACCCCGCCGGCCGCCCCCCGGGCCCCGGCGGCGTTCCCGGCCCTGGCCGGACCCGCGGCCCCCGCCCCGGCCCCTGCCGCTCCCCCGCCCGCGGCCGCCGCCCCCTCCACCCGTGCCCGCGCCGCCGACGCCGAGGCGGACTCCGCGAGGATCAGCCGGAACGGCGCGTCCAACAGCTCCCCGTACAGATTCCCGGCGACGGCGCGCGCGTGGTCGCACTCCCCGGCCAGCAGCATGCGCAGCACCGCCGCACCGATCCGCTGCTCGGCGGCGTGCAACGCGCGTGACCGTTCCGTCGTGAGCGTCAGCAGGGCGATCGCGGAGTGGAGGGCGTAGCGCTCGGCCGTGCCGAGGGCGGCCGCCGTGCCGACGGCGAGGGCGGCACGAGCCCGGCGCCCGGTGCCGAGGGAGTGCAGTTCGACGCGGTCCTCACCGCCGACGACCGCGCTGGCCGGCGCGGGCCGGTCCCGCAGCCGTTCGACGTCGGCCGTGAGCCGTCCGGCCCGCCGCTCCGCCCACTCCGGCGCCACCGCGACGACCGCACCGGAGGCGTCGTACAGGGCGGCCCATCCGTCGACCTGCGCGGCGAGCGCGCCGAGCAGCCCCTCGGGGCTGTCGGTCAGCGCCTGTCTGGTGAGTTCGCGCTGCGCGGCGAACCCCGCCGTCACCGCTTGGTACTGCTCGGCGGCGATGGCGGCCGAGACCGCCTTGCTGATGGCGAGGAAGGGCGTACGCCGGGGCACTTCCAGCAGCGGCAGCCCCTCTTTCTCGGCCGCGGCGACGAGCGCCTCGGGGATGTCCTCGTAGTGCACCCCGACGGCGAAGCCGAGCCCGACGACCCCGGCGCCCACCAGACGCCGTACATAGCGCCGCATCGCCTCCGGATCCTCCGCGTCCAGCTTGAGCGCGGTGATCAGCAGCAGTTCCCCGCCCTCCATGTACGGCACGGGATCGGCGAGTTCACTGCCGTGCGCCCAGCGCACCGGCACATCCAGACGGTCCTCGCCCGCCCGCACGGTCAGCTTGAGCGAGGAGTGGTGGACGAGCGAGGCGAGCGTGGGTGGCATGGGACCTTCACGTCGGCGTGGGCTTTTGGCCGCCGCGTATGAACGGCCTGCCCCGATTCTGCCGCACCGTACGATCACGGGCCCCACGCACCGCACGTCGAATGGCTCGAACCGAACGGCGCCCGGCCGCCCCCGGCCCGCCCCGCTCAGCCCCGC is from Streptomyces sp. NBC_01314 and encodes:
- a CDS encoding aldehyde dehydrogenase family protein — encoded protein: MTATHAFWLAGRQATGETTFDVTSPWDGRLVGRVSVPTDEQVEEAVAAAYAVRDAFAATPAHVRAAALDHVSRSLVERTEEIAQLISAENGKPIKWARGEVGRAVSVFRFAAEEARRFNGGEAQRLDTDLGGQGRLALTRRFPKGVVLGIAPFNFPLNLCAHKIAPAIAAGVPIILKPAPATPLSGLIIGDLLAEAATALPAGSWSILPVANDRMPALVQDERLPVISFTGSEKVGYAIMDSVPRKHCTLELGGNGAAVVLADYASDEDLDRAAGRIATFSNYQGGQSCISVQRVIADASVYDRLLPRIVAAVEAQVTGDPSDGATDVGPLVNEDAAKRVETWVQEAVDAGAALLAGGKRDGASYAPTVLADVPADVTISCEEVFGPVLTVRRVEGEAEAFAAVNESKYGLQAGVFTHDLQTAFRAHRALEVGGVVIGDVPSYRADQMPYGGAKQSGVGREGVRFAMDDYTYERVMVLTGLQL
- a CDS encoding PucR family transcriptional regulator → MPPTLASLVHHSSLKLTVRAGEDRLDVPVRWAHGSELADPVPYMEGGELLLITALKLDAEDPEAMRRYVRRLVGAGVVGLGFAVGVHYEDIPEALVAAAEKEGLPLLEVPRRTPFLAISKAVSAAIAAEQYQAVTAGFAAQRELTRQALTDSPEGLLGALAAQVDGWAALYDASGAVVAVAPEWAERRAGRLTADVERLRDRPAPASAVVGGEDRVELHSLGTGRRARAALAVGTAAALGTAERYALHSAIALLTLTTERSRALHAAEQRIGAAVLRMLLAGECDHARAVAGNLYGELLDAPFRLILAESASASAARARVEGAAAAGGGAAGAGAGAAGPARAGNAAGARGAAGGVLAVGSGADLLGQLVEVLEAAAARAGEAVLVVPDGERLVVLAVDGGAAVAACGEFAVALEASRAAGRDPGSAAAPVPASVAVPVCVEEEELVVGLSAPAGPIAAAGAYKQAEQALSVARRRGRCLVEHEELAAGSVLPLLGDDAVRAFADSLLRPLREHDATGRGDLVASLRAWLSRHGQWDAAAADLGVHRHTLRYRMRRVEEIVGRSLDDADVRMELWLALKATAAAGE